In a single window of the Porites lutea chromosome 14, jaPorLute2.1, whole genome shotgun sequence genome:
- the LOC140924370 gene encoding alpha-(1,6)-fucosyltransferase-like, which yields MTRATWKYIFILVTIWLLILGYMGWQLLSVVEDSNRNVAVVLQKERQLDLMKSQNEALRKKLAEVEGLKDKLEVEITEIKKKNVELERKLKSVTVSSSSSAAVKRDEGSKESPAISNEFRPPSREFLITRRRAEKTLKELWYFVSSEITKVNKIASDKVQSKLRQIMGTVEDMHHLLSHNFENLKTMDGQQDWAEKEHKFLSDLVQRRLRYLQHPKDCNTAKKLVCQLNKGCGYGCQVHHLMYCFIVAYGLERTLIVDSSGWRYSSNGWTGIFKPVSETCISHQGHVAGWSGDASKNEQNVLLPIVDSLFPRPKYMPLAVPKDLASRIEQIHGHPFVWWIGQFAKYLFRYAPQVQEEIDKKRSLLGFKKPIVGVQVRRTDKINTEAAFHSIEEYMYWVDLYYNKLERVQTVEQRRVYLATDDSNLLPEAKEKYKNYEFISDNEISKSAGLNSRYSDSSLHGVVFDIQMLAECDFLVCTFSSQVCRVAYEIMQSMHPDASKKFQSLDDIYYFGGQSGHDVRAIYPHKSQRSSEINLYEGDRIGIAGNHWDGYSKGVNHKRGGDGLFPSYKVEDVMEVEEFPTYAGA from the exons ATGACACGAGCAACTTGGAAATATATCTTTATTCTCGTGACGATATGGCTGCTTATTCTAGGTTACATGGGCTGGCAGCTTTTGTCCGTAGTAGAGGACTCAAATCGAAACGTGGCAGTAGTGTTACAGAAAGAAAGACAGTTAGACTTAATGAAGAGCCAAAACGAGGCTCTAAGAAAGAAATTAGCCGAGGTTGAAGGCCTCAAGGATAAACTGGAGGTCGAAATTACGGAGATTAAAAAGAAGAATGTGGAATTGGAGCGTAAACTGAAGTCTGTTActgtatcatcatcatcatcagccgCCGTGAAACGCGACGAAGGGTCGAAGGAGAGTCCGGCGATCTCTAATGAATTTAGGCCACCTAGCAGGGAATTTTTAATCACAAGGAGAAGAGCAGAGAAAACATTGAAAGAATTATGGTATTTTGTAAGTTCAGAAATAACCAAGGTAAACAAGATCGCTAGCGATAAAGTGCAATCGAAACTTCGCCAAATTATGGGAACGGTGGAAGACATGCACCACTTACTATCacacaactttgaaaatttgaaaacgaTGGATGGCCAACAAGATTGGGCTGAAAAAGAACATAAATTCCTTAGCGATCTTGTTCAAAGAAGGCTTCGTTACTTGCAGCACCCAAAAGATTGCAATACGGCAAAGAAGCTCGTATGTCAGTTAAACAAAGGCTGTGGCTACGGTTGCCAGGTACATCATCTAATGTACTGTTTCATTGTTGCTTATGGCCTCGAAAGAACTCTGATAGTGGACTCGAGTGGCTGGAGATATTCATCTAATGGTTGGACAGGCATTTTTAAGCCAGTTAGTGAAACCTGTATAAGCCATCAAGGGCATGTAGCCGGATGGAGTGGTGATGCCTCTAAAAATGAACAGAATGTGTTATTGCCAATTGTAGATAGCCTTTTCCCGAGACCTAAGTATATGCCTTTAGCAGTTCCAAAAGACTTAGCAAGCCGAATAGAACAAATTCATGGGCATCCATTTGTGTGGTGGATTGGGCAGTTTGCTAAATATTTATTTCGTTATGCGCCTCAAGTTCAAGAAGAAATTGACAAGAAAAGATCCTTGCTTGGTTTCAAGAAACCCATTGTTGG gGTTCAAGTGCGGCGAACAGACAAGATAAACACAGAAGCAGCTTTTCACAGTATTGAGGAATACATGTATTGGGTTGACTTGTACTACAATAAGTTAGAGAGAGTTCAAACTGTTGAACAGAGACGAGTATATCTCGCCACTGATGATTCAAACCTATTGCCTGAAGCAAAAGAGAA GTACAAGAACTATGAATTTATAAGTGACAATGAGATCTCTAAATCTGCTGGGCTTAACTCACGCTACTCCGACTCATCTCTGCATGGTGTTGTGTTTGACATCCAGATGTTAGCAGAATGTGACTTTTTGGTGTGTACATTTTCATCGCAG GTTTGCCGTGTGGCCTATGAAATTATGCAGTCAATGCATCCAGACGCATCTAAGAAATTCCAATCACTTGATGATATTTATTACTTTGGTGGTCAGTCGGGTCATGATGTGCGTGCCATTTACCCTCATAAGTCACAAAGAAGCTCTGAAATTAATCTCTATGAGGGAGATCGCATAGGAATTGCTGGTAATCACTGGGATGGCTATTCCAAGGGTGTCAACCACAAAAGAGGTGGCGATGGCCTCTTTCCGTCTTACAAAGTGGAAGATGTTATGGAGGTGGAGGAATTTCCAACCTATGCAGGAGCATAG
- the LOC140924397 gene encoding 2-hydroxyacylsphingosine 1-beta-galactosyltransferase-like isoform X2 — translation MASLCIILVCFTLVNSALSAKSAGFSFVSSGSHYFVIRNTLEELASRGQEVAMVVSSDRQSKRGDKIPHKKFQVPFKPGFIEETLIRPALEGNKHMIGWNAYKLHLTMCESLLNSTELLQELKDFDLIVYDSFGPCAVLLSDLLRLPKVAISITPPNNPFSIFHMVPMPLSYVPIHQSGYSSNMTFIQRAVTVVSYCLMQALFEILYVRSYDALMAKFNISAERSFRESFGNAELVIFLADFAMEYPQPLLPGNVMVGPITVKKPKPLPPDFEEFIGDSGGHGFIVVSFGSYVESVLNKEKLDMLATVFGKLKQRVLWRLKDYVPPSLSPNIKVVEWLPQNDLLGHKDIRAFVSHAGHNSVCESAYHGVPVVAVPLFADQFSNAKKVEQFGLGIAVDHETVDAHQLFKTIERVATEPR, via the exons ATGGCGTCGTTGTGCATCATTCTGGTGTGTTTTACCCTCGTCAATTCTGCTTTATCCGCTAAAAGTGCGGGTTTCAGTTTCGTGTCGTCAGGATCTCACTACTTTGTTATAAGAAACACTTTAGAGGAGCTAGCCTCGCGAGGTCAAGAg GTTGCAATGGTCGTGTCCTCGGACAGGCAAAGCAAACGCGGTGACAAAATCCCACATAAGAAGTTTCAAGTGCCCTTCAAACCCGGCTTCATCGAAGAAACTTTGATAAGACCTGCACTGGAAGGAAACAAACATATGATAGGATGGAACGCGTATAAGCTTCACCTGACAATGTGCGAAAGTCTTCTTAACAGCACTGAACTTCTTCAAGAGCTAAAGGATTTTGATCTCATTGTATACGACTCGTTTGGTCCATGTGCAGTTCTGTTAAGCGATCTTTTAAGGCTTCCAAAAGTAGCAATCTCAATCACACCACCGAATAACcctttttctattttccatATGGTTCCTATGCCTTTGTCGTACGTACCAATACATCAGTCTGGATATTCAAGCAACATGACTTTCATACAGCGGGCTGTGACTGTAGTTTCCTATTGCCTAATGCAAGCTCTATTCGAGATTCTCTATGTTCGTTCATATGATGCGCTGATGGCTAAGTTTAATATTAGTGCGGAAAGAAGCTTTAGGGAAAGTTTTGGTAACGCCGAACTGGTGATTTTCTTAGCGGATTTTGCCATGGAGTATCCACAGCCTCTTCTACCAG GTAACGTAATGGTTGGTCCGATCACTGTGAAAAAACCCAAGCCGCTCCCCCCTGATTTCGAAGAATTTATCGGCGATTCAGGAGGGCATGGCTTTATCGTGGTGTCGTTTGGGTCTTATGTAGAATCGGTTCTAAATAAAGAAAAGCTAGATATGCTGGCTACGGTGTTTGGGAAGTTAAAGCAAAGAGTGCTTTGGAGGCTAAAAG ATTATGTTCCCCCGTCTCTAAGTCCAAACATCAAAGTAGTGGAGTGGTTACCTCAGAATGATCTTCTGGGCCACAAGGACATCAGAGCGTTTGTCTCCCATGCGGGACATAACAGTGTGTGCGAGTCTGCTTATCATGGCGTCCCAGTGGTAGCAGTTCCGCTGTTTGCAGATCAGTTCTCTAATGCCAAGAAAGTGGAACAATTTGGTCTAGGGATCGCTGTCGATCATGAAACAGTGGATGCCCATCAGTTATTCAAGACAATTGAACGCGTTGCTACAGAACCGAGGTAA
- the LOC140924397 gene encoding UDP-glucuronosyltransferase 3A1-like isoform X4, with protein MVVSSDRQSKRGDKIPHKKFQVPFKPGFIEETLIRPALEGNKHMIGWNAYKLHLTMCESLLNSTELLQELKDFDLIVYDSFGPCAVLLSDLLRLPKVAISITPPNNPFSIFHMVPMPLSYVPIHQSGYSSNMTFIQRAVTVVSYCLMQALFEILYVRSYDALMAKFNISAERSFRESFGNAELVIFLADFAMEYPQPLLPGNVMVGPITVKKPKPLPPDFEEFIGDSGGHGFIVVSFGSYVESVLNKEKLDMLATVFGKLKQRVLWRLKDYVPPSLSPNIKVVEWLPQNDLLGHKDIRAFVSHAGHNSVCESAYHGVPVVAVPLFADQFSNAKKVEQFGLGIAVDHETVDAHQLFKTIERVATEPR; from the exons ATGGTCGTGTCCTCGGACAGGCAAAGCAAACGCGGTGACAAAATCCCACATAAGAAGTTTCAAGTGCCCTTCAAACCCGGCTTCATCGAAGAAACTTTGATAAGACCTGCACTGGAAGGAAACAAACATATGATAGGATGGAACGCGTATAAGCTTCACCTGACAATGTGCGAAAGTCTTCTTAACAGCACTGAACTTCTTCAAGAGCTAAAGGATTTTGATCTCATTGTATACGACTCGTTTGGTCCATGTGCAGTTCTGTTAAGCGATCTTTTAAGGCTTCCAAAAGTAGCAATCTCAATCACACCACCGAATAACcctttttctattttccatATGGTTCCTATGCCTTTGTCGTACGTACCAATACATCAGTCTGGATATTCAAGCAACATGACTTTCATACAGCGGGCTGTGACTGTAGTTTCCTATTGCCTAATGCAAGCTCTATTCGAGATTCTCTATGTTCGTTCATATGATGCGCTGATGGCTAAGTTTAATATTAGTGCGGAAAGAAGCTTTAGGGAAAGTTTTGGTAACGCCGAACTGGTGATTTTCTTAGCGGATTTTGCCATGGAGTATCCACAGCCTCTTCTACCAG GTAACGTAATGGTTGGTCCGATCACTGTGAAAAAACCCAAGCCGCTCCCCCCTGATTTCGAAGAATTTATCGGCGATTCAGGAGGGCATGGCTTTATCGTGGTGTCGTTTGGGTCTTATGTAGAATCGGTTCTAAATAAAGAAAAGCTAGATATGCTGGCTACGGTGTTTGGGAAGTTAAAGCAAAGAGTGCTTTGGAGGCTAAAAG ATTATGTTCCCCCGTCTCTAAGTCCAAACATCAAAGTAGTGGAGTGGTTACCTCAGAATGATCTTCTGGGCCACAAGGACATCAGAGCGTTTGTCTCCCATGCGGGACATAACAGTGTGTGCGAGTCTGCTTATCATGGCGTCCCAGTGGTAGCAGTTCCGCTGTTTGCAGATCAGTTCTCTAATGCCAAGAAAGTGGAACAATTTGGTCTAGGGATCGCTGTCGATCATGAAACAGTGGATGCCCATCAGTTATTCAAGACAATTGAACGCGTTGCTACAGAACCGAGGTAA
- the LOC140924995 gene encoding serine/threonine-protein phosphatase 5-like, whose product MAKGKKENMSDEEKEIDIESDEEAAENGEEPQYMSQADKRAHHNALERKRRDHIKDSFAHLRDSIPSLQGEKASRAQILNKATDYIQFMRRKNHSHQTDIDDLKRQNGILDQQVRALEKARNSGQLSIDATTALLTSTDNLLSSSPTGDGLLEGTLKQDPSSPLNNNAEITSDDEYSNRAKRRKRDVYVFMYIHLLCFAEDSYQKSKPGNEKRKARMADEKAASGEMTEDEKKADEYKLKANEFFKEGKYDDALSLYTKAIELNPSVPAYYGNRSFCYIKTEYYGCALEDANKALELDKKYVKAYYRRASAYMALGKFKLSLKDYEIVRKYRPKDKDAECKYTECKKIVHQEAFRKAIAVEDKKAVADSVDLNSMVVEDDYDGPRLSEDGITKEFVEELIERFKEQKKIHKKYAYKILIEVKKTFEKQPSMVEITVPENGNFTVCGDIHGQFYDLLNIFSLNGHPSPENPYLFNGDFVDRGSFSCEVIFTLFSYKLLYPDHFFMSRGNHESIYMNQMYGFEGEVKSKYTADMSDLFTEVYNWLPLCHLINQKALVMHGGLFKRDDVKLDELRTIDRNRQPGEEGLMCELLWSDPQPQPGRSPSKRGVGVQFGPDVTEEFCKNNNLDYIIRSHEVKPEGYEVMHDGKCITVFSAPNYCDQMGNKGAFITMGPDAKPNFTTYDAVPHPDVKPMAYANSFMSMFGFM is encoded by the exons ATGGCGAaaggcaagaaagaaaatatgaGCGACGAGGAGAAGGAAATCGACATTGAAAGTGACGAG GAGGCAGCTGAAAATGGCGAAGAACCGCAGTATATGTCGCAG GCCGATAAGCGAGCACATCACAACGCTCTCGAGAGAAAGCGAcgagatcacatcaaagatagCTTCGCTCATCTTCGCGATTCTATACCTTCGCTTCAAGGGGAGAAG GCTTCAAGGGCTCAAATTCTTAATAAAGCCACAGATTATATCCAGTTCATGAGAAGAAAGAATCACTCTCACCAA aCTGATATAGATGACCTTAAAAGACAGAATGGTATTCTTGACCAGCAAG TTCGAGCACTGGAGAAAGCAAGAAATTCAGGGCAACTGAGTATTGATGCCACAACTGCCCTTTTGACATCAACTGACAACCTCCTTAGCTCTTCACCAACAGGGGATGGATTGCTAGAAGGGACGCTTAAACAGGACCCCAGCTCACCTCTGAATAACAATGCAGAGATAACATCGGATGATGAGTACAGTAACAGAGCGAAAAGGAGGAAGCGTGATGTGTA CGTTTTTATGTATATTCATTTGTTGTGCTTTGCTGAAGACAGTTACCAGAAATCTAAACCTGGTAATGAGAAACGCAAAGCCAG aatggcggacgaGAAGGCAGCAAGTGGCGAGATGACAGAAGACGAGAAGAAAGCAGATGAGTACAAGTTGAAGGCTAATGAATTCTTTAAAG AGGGAAAATATGATGACGCACTTAGTCTTTACACTAAGGCCATTGAACTGAATCCCAGTGTACCGGCATATTATGGAAACCGAAGCTTTTGTTACATAAAGACTGAATATTATGGCTGTGCTCTTGAAGATGCAAACAAGGCTCTTGAACTGGATAAGAAATATGTTAAG GCATATTATAGACGTGCATCAGCATACATGGCTCTTGGGAAATTTAAACTCAGCCTCAAGGACTATGAAATC GTGAGAAAATATAGACCCAAAGACAAAGATGCAGAGTGTAAATACACAGAATGCAAGAAGATTGTTCATCAAGAGGCATTTCGCAAAGCCATAGCTGTAGAGGACAAGAAAGCAGTTGCTGACTCTGTTGATCTCAATTCAATGG TGGTGGAAGATGACTATGACGGCCCACGATTGAGTGAAGATGGAATAACAAAAGAATTTGTGGAAGAATTAATTGAGAgatttaaagaacaaaaaaagatacACAAGAAATATGCATACAAG ATTTTAATTGAAGTAAAAAAGACATTTGAGAAACAGCCATCAATGGTTGAAATCACAGTACCTGAG aatgGTAACTTTACTGTGTGTGGTGACATACATGGGCAGTTCTACGACTTGTTAAACATTTTCAGTCTTAATGGACATCCTTCCCCTGAAAATCCATAT TTATTTAATGGTGATTTTGTAGACAGAGGGTCATTTTCATGTGAAGTcatttttactctttttagtTATAAGCTTTTGTATCCGGATCACTTTTTCATGTCACGAG GGAATCATGAGAGTATTTACATGAATCAAATGTATGGCTTTGAAGGGGAAGTGAAATCCAA ATATACAGCAGATATGTCAGATCTTTTTACTGAGGTTTACAACTGGTTACCTCTTTGTCATCTTATAAATCAAAAAGCTCTG GTTATGCACGGCGGGTTGTTTAAAAGAGATGACGTTAAGCTGGACGAGTTAAGAACAATTGACAGAAATAGACAGCCTGGAGAGGAAG GGTTGATGTGTGAATTATTATGGTCAGATCCTCAGCCGCAG CCCGGTCGTTCGCCAAGCAAGCGTGGCGTCGGTGTGCAATTTGGCCCTGATGTTACTGAAGAATTCTGCAAAAATAACAACCTCg ATTATATTATCAGGAGTCATGAAGTCAAACCCGAGGGATATGAAGTGATGCATGATGGGAAGTGTATCACTGTCTTTTCGGCGCCGAATTACTG CGATCAAATGGGAAACAAAGGAGCATTTATTACCATGGGACCAGATGCCAAACCCAACTTCACGACCTACGATGCTGTG CCTCATCCGGATGTGAAACCTATGGCTTATGCGAACTCCTTCATGTCAATGTTTGGTTTCATGTAA